The Equus przewalskii isolate Varuska chromosome 5, EquPr2, whole genome shotgun sequence genome window below encodes:
- the LOC139073314 gene encoding olfactory receptor 6C3-like, which yields MKNHTVPTEFILLGLSDDPELQVVIFLFLIITYMLSVTGNLAIITLTLVDSHLQTPMYFFLRNFSLLEISFTTVCIPRFLSTIITRDKTISYNNCTAQLFFFIFMGITEFYLLTAMSYDRYVAICKPLHYTTIMNKRVCILLVFCAWLAGFLNIFPPVILFLQLDYCSSNIIDHFACDYFPLLQLSCSDTWLLEVVGFYSAIVILLFTLALIILSYMFIIRTILRLPSTSQRKKAFSTCSSHMIVISISYGSCIFMYANPSAKEKASLTKGVAILNTSVAPMMNPFIYTLRNQQVKQAFKDIVKKVMFFSGK from the coding sequence ATGAAAAACCACACGGTACCCACAGAATTCATTCTTCTAGGGCTGTCAGATGACCCTGAGCTTCAggttgtgatttttctctttttaattatcaCATACATGTTAAGTGTTACTGGAAATCTGGCCATCATCACTCTCACCTTGGTGGACTCCCATCTACAGACGcctatgtatttcttcctcaGGAACTTCTCTCTATTAGAAATATCCTTTACAACTGTTTGCATTCCTAGATTTCTGAGCACAATTATCACTAGGGACAAAACTATTTCATACAATAACTGTACAGCTCAgttgtttttcttcatcttcatggGTATAACTGAGTTTTATCTTCTAACTGCCATGTCCTACGATCGCTATGTAGCCATCTGCAAACCCCTGCATTACACAACCATCATGAACAAGAGAGTCTGCATATTGCTTGTTTTTTGTGCTTGGCTGGCAGGATTCTTAAACATCTTCCCACCAGTTATTCTTTTCCTCCAGTTAGATTACTGCAGCTCAAACATCATTGATCACTTTGCTTGTGACTATTTCCCCCTCTTGCAATTATCCTGCTCAGACACATGGCTCCTAGAAGTGGTTGGTTTTTACTCTGCAATAGTGATTCTGCTTTTCACTCTGGCATTAATAATTCTATCCTACATGTTCATCATTAGGACAATTCTGAGACTGCCTTCCACCAGTCAGAGAAAAAAGGCATTTTCTACCTGCTCCTCTCACATGATTGTCATTTCCATCTCTTATGGGAGCTGCATATTCATGTATGCCAACCCCTCAGCCAAAGAAAAGGCATCATTGACCAAAGGAGTAGCTATTCTGAATACTTCTGTCGCTCCTATGATGAATCCATTCATATACACACTGCGGAACCAGCAAGTGAAGCAAGCCTTTAAGGACATTGTCAAAAAGGTTATGTTTTTCTCTGGTAAATGA